In a genomic window of Halobiforma lacisalsi AJ5:
- the cheB gene encoding chemotaxis-specific protein-glutamate methyltransferase CheB, producing the protein MTRALVVDDSQFMRTVIGNALADAGYDVETAANGREALEAVDAFEPDVVTMDVKMPEMDGIEAVERIMTTDPVPILMLSAYTEEGADATFDALESGAVDFLEKPDGSGSRNIGHLATEVVEKVTELANADISSLAVARTAATANATAAVRADRAAASGPDSGGSVAARGDAGPGDGPSKAESTGPQSRSNWRPDPDSSNSSADRAPVTVDGRPEDGDAPTVVVGASTGGPRIVERLFERLPAALEASVLVVQHMPAAFTDRFADRLDAAGEYAVREATDGDRVGPGEAVVAPGDAHLEVTGDLGRSIGLSLTDDDHVHGVRPSIDVTMQSVADRISGPLCGVVLSGMGQDGAAGIEALDAAGGYTIAQDETTSPVFGIPCQAIKTGCIDEIAPADEIVDGIVDACTVDAVDENTGGDT; encoded by the coding sequence TCGATGCGTTCGAACCGGACGTCGTCACGATGGACGTGAAGATGCCCGAGATGGACGGCATCGAAGCCGTCGAACGGATCATGACGACGGATCCGGTGCCGATCCTCATGCTGAGTGCCTACACCGAGGAGGGCGCGGACGCGACCTTCGACGCGCTCGAGAGCGGTGCGGTCGACTTCCTCGAGAAGCCCGACGGATCGGGGTCGCGGAACATCGGTCACCTCGCGACCGAAGTCGTCGAGAAGGTGACCGAACTCGCAAACGCCGATATCTCGTCGCTGGCGGTGGCCCGCACGGCGGCGACGGCGAACGCGACCGCCGCCGTCCGTGCCGATCGGGCGGCCGCGTCGGGACCCGACTCCGGCGGATCGGTCGCCGCCCGGGGCGACGCTGGCCCCGGTGACGGCCCCTCGAAAGCGGAATCTACTGGACCGCAGTCCCGATCGAACTGGCGACCCGATCCCGATTCGTCCAACTCGAGTGCCGACCGCGCACCCGTCACAGTCGACGGTCGGCCCGAGGACGGAGACGCACCGACGGTCGTCGTCGGGGCCTCGACCGGCGGCCCCAGGATCGTCGAACGGTTGTTCGAACGACTGCCGGCCGCCCTCGAGGCATCCGTCCTCGTCGTCCAGCACATGCCAGCGGCGTTCACCGACCGGTTCGCCGATCGACTGGACGCCGCAGGCGAGTACGCGGTCCGCGAGGCGACTGACGGCGACCGCGTCGGGCCCGGCGAGGCCGTCGTCGCGCCCGGCGACGCCCACCTCGAGGTAACCGGCGACCTCGGTCGATCGATCGGGCTGTCTCTCACCGATGACGACCACGTCCACGGCGTTCGCCCGTCGATCGACGTCACCATGCAGAGCGTGGCCGATCGCATCTCGGGTCCCCTCTGTGGCGTCGTCCTCTCCGGGATGGGACAGGACGGCGCGGCGGGGATCGAAGCGCTCGACGCCGCCGGCGGGTATACGATCGCACAGGACGAGACGACGAGTCCCGTCTTCGGCATCCCCTGTCAGGCGATCAAAACCGGCTGCATCGACGAGATCGCGCCGGCCGACGAGATCGTCGACGGGATCGTCGACGCTTGCACCGTCGACGCCGTCGACGAGAATACCGGAGGTGACACATGA